A window from Tenacibaculum singaporense encodes these proteins:
- a CDS encoding GlxA family transcriptional regulator, producing the protein MKNVSILVPESAVIESVADPQYMFSAANNFLISNNKEPLFEVTLVGNKKEIGFNNGMFSVHTNKLLHEVTQTDLIIIPALFGNMKTAVELNKEAIPWIVKHYKKGTEVASLCVGAFLLASTGILDGKKCSTHWAFYNEFQETFPDVKVADGSIITEENGVYSSGGANSYWNLLLYLLEKYTDRDTAILASKYFAIDIDRDSQSAFTMFTGQKNHNDIEVIKVQEYIEVNYKDKITVDDMASLVAVSRRSFERRFKQATNNTIIQYHQRVKVEAAKRHFESTRKNITEVMYDVGYSDTKAFRNVFKKITGLTPIEYRNKYSKGI; encoded by the coding sequence ATGAAAAACGTTTCTATCCTTGTTCCAGAGTCTGCTGTAATAGAGTCTGTTGCTGATCCTCAATACATGTTTTCAGCAGCCAATAATTTTTTAATATCCAATAATAAAGAGCCTCTTTTTGAGGTTACTCTTGTAGGGAATAAAAAAGAGATTGGGTTTAATAATGGTATGTTTTCTGTTCATACAAATAAGTTGTTGCATGAAGTTACTCAAACAGACCTTATTATAATACCAGCGCTTTTTGGAAATATGAAAACTGCGGTTGAACTCAACAAAGAAGCTATCCCTTGGATTGTAAAACATTATAAAAAAGGAACCGAAGTAGCTTCCTTGTGTGTTGGTGCATTTTTATTAGCTTCAACAGGAATTTTAGACGGAAAAAAATGCTCTACTCATTGGGCTTTTTATAATGAATTTCAAGAAACTTTTCCTGATGTTAAAGTTGCTGATGGTAGTATTATTACAGAAGAAAATGGAGTTTATTCTAGTGGGGGAGCAAATTCATATTGGAATTTATTATTATATCTTTTAGAAAAATATACTGATAGAGACACGGCAATTTTAGCATCTAAATACTTTGCAATTGATATTGATAGAGACAGTCAGTCAGCATTTACAATGTTTACAGGGCAAAAAAATCATAATGACATAGAAGTGATAAAGGTACAAGAGTATATAGAGGTAAATTATAAAGATAAAATTACTGTGGATGATATGGCAAGTTTAGTAGCTGTTAGTAGAAGAAGTTTTGAAAGACGATTTAAACAAGCTACCAATAATACAATTATTCAATATCATCAACGTGTAAAAGTTGAAGCAGCTAAAAGACATTTTGAAAGTACTAGAAAAAATATTACTGAAGTAATGTACGATGTAGGGTATTCAGATACGAAAGCTTTTAGAAATGTTTTTAAAAAAATTACTGGATTAACACCTATTGAGTACAGAAATAAA
- a CDS encoding SRPBCC family protein — MEQITVKATIKATPNKVWGVWTTPEHIKIWNTPSNDWHTTRAKNDLRVGGKFLSRMEAKDGSFGFDFTGTYDEVSPFECIAYTMDDGRKAKTNFSQKENYTEIITVFDPETQNSIEMQKEGWQAILNNFKKYTESL, encoded by the coding sequence ATGGAACAAATAACAGTTAAAGCAACAATTAAAGCAACACCTAACAAAGTATGGGGTGTTTGGACAACACCAGAACATATAAAAATATGGAACACACCTTCAAACGATTGGCACACAACTCGTGCTAAAAATGACTTAAGAGTTGGTGGAAAATTCTTATCAAGAATGGAAGCTAAAGATGGGAGTTTTGGCTTCGATTTTACGGGTACCTACGATGAAGTAAGTCCATTCGAATGCATTGCCTATACCATGGATGATGGCAGAAAAGCAAAAACAAATTTTTCCCAAAAAGAAAATTATACTGAAATTATAACAGTTTTTGATCCTGAAACTCAAAACTCTATTGAAATGCAAAAAGAGGGATGGCAAGCTATTCTAAACAACTTTAAAAAGTACACTGAAAGTTTGTAA
- a CDS encoding VOC family protein — MSQLITYLTFNGNCREAMLFYQSCLGGELYFQTLEESPKAKNLPNNYKKYILQAILKKENIVLMGTDLFDEDRLLQGNTIAILLKSNDETKIRKYYSSFSKKKTVSLPLKRNYWGILYGSITDTYGIRWLFSCNN, encoded by the coding sequence ATGAGTCAACTAATAACGTATCTTACTTTTAATGGCAATTGCAGAGAAGCAATGCTTTTTTACCAAAGTTGTTTGGGTGGTGAATTATATTTTCAAACCTTAGAAGAATCTCCTAAAGCAAAAAATCTTCCTAACAATTACAAAAAATATATCCTACAAGCTATTCTTAAAAAGGAAAATATAGTATTAATGGGTACTGATTTGTTTGATGAAGATAGATTATTGCAAGGAAATACAATTGCTATTCTTCTAAAAAGCAATGATGAAACTAAAATAAGAAAGTACTATTCAAGTTTTTCAAAGAAGAAAACAGTATCTCTTCCTTTAAAAAGAAATTATTGGGGTATTTTATATGGAAGTATAACCGATACGTATGGAATACGCTGGCTGTTTAGTTGTAATAATTAA
- a CDS encoding heavy-metal-associated domain-containing protein has product MKKVILGVAMLATIGLVSCKNEAKKETETKEVQTEQTTTKEVAMTEATFGVRGNCGMCKNTIEKAVSGVDGVASADWDKVRKQINVSFDDSKTNLDAIHNAIAASGYDTDKVASNEEAYGNLPGCCQYDHNMEMSLKGDVKADETSNH; this is encoded by the coding sequence ATGAAAAAAGTAATCTTAGGGGTAGCTATGTTAGCTACTATTGGTTTAGTAAGTTGTAAAAACGAAGCTAAAAAAGAAACAGAAACAAAAGAAGTACAAACAGAGCAAACTACTACTAAAGAAGTAGCAATGACTGAAGCAACTTTTGGAGTAAGAGGTAATTGTGGAATGTGTAAAAACACAATTGAAAAAGCAGTAAGCGGTGTTGATGGAGTAGCGTCAGCAGATTGGGATAAAGTAAGAAAGCAAATCAACGTATCGTTTGATGATTCTAAAACTAATTTAGATGCTATTCATAACGCAATTGCAGCATCTGGTTACGATACTGATAAAGTAGCAAGTAATGAAGAGGCTTATGGTAACTTACCAGGTTGTTGTCAATACGATCACAATATGGAAATGAGTTTAAAAGGTGATGTAAAAGCAGACGAAACGTCTAATCACTAA
- a CDS encoding efflux RND transporter periplasmic adaptor subunit translates to MKKYIIYIVILIAGVFLGWLLFGGGSSKSEAAHDHTTAEKGKMWTCSMHPQIMQPEPGDCPICGMDLIPAEVGAEGLAANQFKLTKNALALANVQTTVIGNAISADNTITLSGKIAENEKSNAVQVSYFAGRIERLNVNFTGEEIRKGQLLATVYSPELVKAQQELLTAALVKENQPALYKAVRNKLKLWKLSENQINQIEKTGKVKENFPVYATVSGTVSEKLVEQGDYVSQGQALLKIANLNSVWANFDVYENQISNFKVGQNISITTNAYPNETFKAKVSFIDPVLNQETRTVTMRAVLNNSKGRFKPAMFVTGNVEATEKQTEQQLSIPATAVLWTGKRSVVYIKPDASKPVFEMREVALGRRAGESYLVEKGLKSGEEIVTNGVFTIDASAQLQGKKSMMNHTKEIMESFSTPEAFKEQLQKAYDGYIVLKDALVKTDANAAKISAGNLQKTLTSVDMKLLTNEEAHKQWMQLVPALKSSNAEIAKTTDVDVQRKYFKVLSEHFIIAVQSFGINEVTYKQYCPMADSDKGAYWLSKEKQVLNPYFGDMMLKCGEVKETIINN, encoded by the coding sequence ATGAAAAAATATATAATATATATAGTAATTTTAATTGCTGGGGTATTCTTAGGATGGCTACTTTTTGGTGGAGGTTCTTCAAAAAGTGAGGCAGCTCATGACCATACTACAGCAGAAAAAGGTAAAATGTGGACATGCTCTATGCACCCACAAATTATGCAACCAGAACCAGGAGATTGTCCTATTTGTGGAATGGATTTAATCCCTGCGGAAGTAGGAGCTGAAGGACTAGCTGCAAATCAGTTTAAATTGACTAAAAATGCATTGGCATTAGCAAATGTACAGACAACTGTAATTGGTAATGCTATAAGTGCTGATAATACAATTACATTATCCGGAAAAATAGCAGAAAACGAAAAGTCAAATGCAGTACAAGTAAGTTATTTTGCAGGAAGAATAGAACGTTTAAATGTGAACTTTACAGGAGAAGAAATAAGAAAAGGCCAGTTGTTGGCAACAGTATATTCTCCTGAATTGGTAAAAGCACAGCAAGAATTATTAACAGCAGCGTTAGTAAAAGAAAATCAGCCAGCATTGTATAAAGCAGTTAGAAATAAATTGAAATTGTGGAAGCTGTCCGAAAATCAAATTAATCAAATTGAAAAAACAGGGAAAGTCAAAGAAAACTTTCCTGTGTATGCTACAGTTTCTGGTACAGTATCAGAAAAATTAGTAGAACAAGGAGATTATGTAAGCCAAGGACAGGCCTTATTGAAAATAGCTAATTTGAATTCAGTATGGGCAAACTTTGACGTATATGAGAATCAAATCAGTAATTTTAAAGTAGGTCAAAATATATCAATTACTACAAATGCATATCCTAACGAAACTTTTAAAGCAAAAGTTTCGTTTATCGATCCTGTGTTAAATCAAGAAACTCGTACGGTAACTATGCGTGCTGTTCTTAACAATAGCAAAGGAAGGTTTAAGCCAGCTATGTTTGTTACAGGGAATGTGGAAGCTACAGAAAAGCAAACAGAGCAACAATTGAGTATTCCAGCTACAGCAGTTTTATGGACAGGAAAACGTTCAGTTGTATACATAAAACCTGACGCAAGTAAACCAGTTTTTGAAATGCGAGAAGTGGCATTAGGAAGAAGAGCAGGAGAGAGCTATTTAGTAGAGAAAGGGTTGAAGTCAGGAGAAGAGATTGTTACGAATGGAGTGTTTACAATAGATGCTTCAGCACAATTACAAGGAAAGAAGTCAATGATGAACCATACAAAAGAAATTATGGAATCTTTCAGTACTCCTGAAGCTTTTAAAGAGCAATTACAGAAAGCTTATGATGGGTATATTGTCTTAAAAGATGCTTTGGTGAAAACTGATGCAAATGCAGCAAAAATAAGTGCAGGCAACCTACAAAAAACCTTAACATCGGTTGACATGAAGTTGTTAACGAATGAAGAAGCTCATAAACAGTGGATGCAATTAGTTCCTGCGCTAAAGTCAAGTAATGCAGAAATTGCAAAAACTACTGATGTAGATGTACAGCGAAAGTATTTTAAAGTATTATCAGAGCATTTTATTATAGCAGTTCAATCTTTCGGGATAAATGAGGTTACCTATAAACAATACTGTCCTATGGCAGATAGTGATAAAGGTGCTTATTGGTTAAGTAAAGAAAAACAAGTATTAAATCCATATTTTGGCGATATGATGCTAAAATGCGGTGAGGTAAAAGAAACAATTATTAATAATTAA
- a CDS encoding TolC family protein, which yields MKRFITFIFHATKNWIVLCFSFFVLHLKRIFTFSFSLLVFHFSNAQDLQGYINIALENNPEVQQFDTKYKRISEKKEEVNTLPNTEFGAGYFVSTPETRTGPQQFKLSVKQMIPFFGTITARENYVSSLADAAYQDIVVVKRKLATSVAQSYYKLYEVKAKQKVLDENIALLETYEKLALTSVEVGKASVVDVLRLQIRQNELAQQKEVLQETFLGMQKAFNKLLNQEVNTPVSVADSLQIPNEVNKIQPSTLKLHPELVKFDKLYTSVEKSEFLNQKDKQPMIGFGLDYVNVGKRTDMNVIDNGKDIVMPMVSLSIPIFNKKNKSISKQNKLKQKEILSQKEQRYNMLESVLYRAVSDRKASVISYQTQLKNLEQAKNAEQILVKSYETGTIDFNDVLDIQELQLKFQTNMIMSEVAYYTQSATINYLIK from the coding sequence ATGAAACGATTTATAACTTTTATATTTCATGCAACAAAGAATTGGATAGTTTTGTGTTTTTCGTTTTTCGTTTTACACTTAAAAAGGATATTCACTTTTAGTTTTTCACTTTTAGTTTTTCACTTTTCAAATGCGCAAGACTTACAAGGATATATAAACATAGCCTTAGAAAATAACCCAGAAGTGCAACAGTTTGATACGAAGTATAAACGCATTTCTGAGAAAAAAGAAGAGGTAAATACACTCCCTAATACTGAGTTCGGAGCAGGTTATTTCGTAAGTACACCAGAAACACGTACAGGTCCGCAGCAATTTAAATTATCTGTAAAACAAATGATTCCTTTTTTCGGAACCATAACTGCACGAGAAAACTATGTTTCTTCATTAGCTGATGCAGCTTATCAGGATATCGTAGTTGTAAAACGTAAACTAGCAACATCAGTAGCGCAGTCGTATTATAAGCTTTATGAAGTTAAAGCAAAACAAAAAGTATTAGACGAAAATATAGCGTTACTTGAAACGTATGAAAAGTTAGCGTTAACTTCTGTTGAAGTAGGAAAAGCATCAGTAGTAGATGTGTTAAGGTTACAAATAAGACAAAACGAGTTAGCACAACAAAAAGAAGTGTTACAAGAAACTTTTTTAGGAATGCAGAAAGCATTTAATAAGCTGTTGAATCAGGAGGTGAACACACCAGTTTCAGTAGCTGATAGTTTGCAAATCCCGAATGAAGTGAATAAAATACAACCAAGTACTTTGAAGTTACATCCAGAATTGGTGAAGTTTGACAAGTTGTATACTTCTGTAGAAAAGTCTGAATTCTTAAACCAAAAAGATAAACAACCAATGATTGGTTTTGGACTTGATTATGTGAATGTTGGTAAGCGTACCGATATGAATGTGATAGATAATGGAAAAGATATTGTAATGCCAATGGTATCGTTGTCAATTCCTATTTTTAATAAGAAAAATAAATCTATCAGTAAGCAAAATAAGTTAAAGCAAAAGGAAATTTTATCGCAAAAGGAACAGCGATATAATATGCTAGAGTCTGTATTATACAGAGCAGTTTCAGATAGAAAAGCATCTGTAATAAGTTATCAAACACAACTTAAAAATTTAGAGCAAGCTAAAAATGCAGAGCAAATTTTGGTAAAAAGTTACGAGACAGGAACCATAGATTTTAACGATGTGTTAGATATTCAAGAATTACAATTGAAGTTTCAAACGAATATGATAATGTCAGAAGTAGCTTATTATACACAAAGTGCCACTATTAATTATTTAATAAAGTAA
- a CDS encoding four helix bundle protein has product MSILKNKSYEFALEIVKLSQYLVADKKEYILSKQLLRSGTAIGALIREAEFGQSKKDFIHKMSIALKEANETLYWLDLLKDTKYIVEDTYSLLHSIYKELVAMLVSSIKTAKKSLL; this is encoded by the coding sequence ATGAGTATTTTAAAAAATAAAAGTTATGAGTTTGCACTAGAGATAGTGAAGCTTTCGCAATATTTAGTTGCTGATAAAAAGGAATACATCTTAAGTAAGCAACTTTTAAGAAGTGGTACAGCTATAGGGGCTTTAATAAGAGAAGCTGAATTTGGACAAAGTAAAAAAGACTTTATTCATAAAATGAGTATTGCCTTAAAAGAAGCTAATGAAACCTTGTATTGGTTAGACCTTTTGAAGGATACCAAGTATATAGTTGAAGATACATATTCATTGTTGCATTCAATTTATAAAGAATTAGTAGCAATGCTAGTGAGTTCAATAAAAACAGCAAAAAAATCATTATTATGA
- a CDS encoding efflux RND transporter permease subunit produces MLNKSIKFLIENKLVAVILLVLFVGWGTVNAPFNLDTGFLPSNPVAVDAIPDIGENQQIVFTKWDGQSPQDIEDQITYPLTTSLLGISGVKTIRSSSMFGLSSIYVIFDEGVDFYWSRSRILEKLNSLPSNLLPEGVSPSLGPDATGLGQIFWYTLEGRDEEGNVTGGWDLHELRSVQDYYVKYALSSANGVSEVSSIGGYVQEYQIDVKPELMRQYNISLQQIVAAVKQSNQDIGAQTIEINQAEYLVRGLGYVKSIADIENAVVTAKNYTSIRIKDIAKVSLGAEPRRGILDKEGAEVVGGVVVSRYGANPLEVITNVKEKIKELSAGLPSKELTDGRTSQLTIVPFYDRTELIHETLDTLNEALTLEILITILVIVVMVFNLRASVLISGLLPVAVLMVFIAMKAFGVDANIVALSGIAIAIGTMVDVGVILSENIISHLERKEKREENSVIPTERGMSDEESLSINQIVYNATAEVSGAIVTAVMTTIISFIPVFTMIGAEGKLFRPLAFTKTFALIAAIIVALFLIPPFAAVLFKKKELTKNFKYFINGVLIALGITAVFYGSWLGIVLVAFGAVQFWSNYSGKTKVSFSLFTFHFSFSVNTINIVISALAIVGLLAEYWRPLGVDKSIVTNLLFVALICFGLLGFFSLLQKYYNQILRWALNNKLLFLTIPLTVLTCGFLIFKNTGKEFMPSLNEGSFLLMPTSMPHSGTEENKRVLQQLDMAVANIPEIATVVGKAGRTDSALDPAPLSMYENVINYKPEYALNSDGERQRFKVDENGGFILKEGMSLRAKYGEAWQSIDANTELIPDEDGEFYRNWRPHIKSPNDIWNEIVKVTKLPGVTSAPKLQPIETRLVMLQTGMRAPMGIKVKGQDLKQIEAFGVELEGVLKEVEGVKKEAVFADRIVGKPYLLIDIDREKLARYGVAIQTVQNVLKVAVGGMQLSQTVEGRERYGIRVRYPRELRSSPTDLESIYVPVAKGTPIPLSELATIRYEQGPQMIKSEDTFLIGYVLFDKLDGFAEVNVVETAQKAIQQKIDSGELVVPKGISYQFTGTYENQLRAEKTLSVVVPLALMIIFLILYFQFRSVATSLMVFTGITVAFAGGFIMMWLYGQDWFLNFSVFGENLRELFQMHPINLSVAVWVGFIALFGIATDDGVVMATYLKQTFTKDKPQTIEAIRVSALHGGSKRIRACLMTTATTILALLPVLTSTGRGSDIMIPMAIPAFGGMIIDVTSYFIVPVLYSWREEFLLKRKVKSE; encoded by the coding sequence ATGCTAAATAAAAGCATTAAATTTTTAATAGAAAACAAGCTGGTAGCAGTTATATTACTCGTTTTATTTGTAGGATGGGGAACTGTAAATGCACCATTTAATTTAGATACAGGTTTTTTACCAAGTAATCCTGTAGCGGTTGATGCCATTCCAGATATTGGGGAAAATCAACAAATTGTTTTCACAAAGTGGGATGGACAATCACCACAAGATATAGAAGACCAAATAACCTATCCATTAACAACATCTTTATTAGGAATCTCAGGAGTGAAAACCATTCGTAGCTCCTCTATGTTTGGACTTTCAAGCATCTATGTAATTTTTGATGAAGGAGTAGATTTTTATTGGAGTCGTTCTCGAATTCTAGAAAAACTAAATTCATTACCAAGTAATTTATTGCCAGAAGGAGTAAGTCCGTCTTTAGGACCAGATGCAACAGGTTTAGGTCAAATTTTTTGGTATACATTAGAAGGACGAGATGAAGAGGGAAATGTAACTGGAGGTTGGGATTTGCATGAATTACGTAGTGTACAAGATTACTATGTAAAATATGCGCTTTCATCGGCTAATGGAGTGTCTGAAGTAAGTTCAATAGGAGGTTATGTTCAAGAATACCAAATAGACGTAAAGCCAGAGTTGATGCGTCAATACAATATCAGTTTACAACAAATTGTAGCAGCAGTAAAACAAAGTAACCAAGATATTGGAGCGCAAACGATAGAAATAAATCAAGCTGAATATTTAGTTCGCGGTTTAGGGTATGTAAAGTCTATAGCCGATATTGAAAATGCTGTAGTAACAGCTAAAAATTATACTTCAATACGAATAAAAGACATCGCAAAAGTATCGTTAGGAGCAGAACCACGTAGAGGGATTTTAGATAAAGAAGGAGCTGAGGTAGTAGGAGGTGTAGTGGTATCTCGTTACGGAGCAAATCCTTTAGAAGTAATTACCAATGTAAAGGAGAAGATTAAAGAACTAAGTGCAGGTTTACCAAGTAAAGAGTTAACAGATGGTAGAACTTCTCAATTAACTATTGTTCCGTTTTATGATCGTACAGAATTGATTCATGAAACGTTAGATACGTTGAATGAAGCATTAACATTGGAAATACTAATTACCATTTTGGTAATTGTTGTAATGGTCTTCAATTTAAGAGCCTCTGTACTAATATCAGGTCTATTACCTGTGGCGGTATTGATGGTTTTTATTGCAATGAAAGCCTTTGGAGTAGATGCAAACATTGTAGCCTTATCAGGTATTGCTATTGCTATTGGAACCATGGTTGATGTCGGGGTCATACTCTCCGAAAACATCATAAGTCATTTAGAGAGAAAAGAAAAGAGAGAAGAGAATAGTGTCATTCCGACAGAGCGAGGTATGAGTGACGAGGAATCTCTATCTATTAACCAAATTGTTTACAATGCAACAGCTGAGGTTTCGGGTGCGATTGTAACAGCGGTAATGACAACTATTATTAGTTTTATTCCCGTGTTTACGATGATAGGAGCCGAAGGGAAATTATTCCGCCCACTGGCATTTACCAAAACTTTTGCATTGATAGCAGCTATTATAGTGGCATTGTTTTTAATACCACCATTTGCAGCTGTCTTATTCAAGAAAAAAGAGTTGACAAAAAACTTTAAGTATTTTATAAATGGAGTTTTAATAGCATTAGGTATTACAGCTGTTTTTTACGGAAGTTGGCTAGGAATTGTATTAGTAGCTTTTGGAGCTGTACAATTTTGGAGTAACTATTCAGGAAAAACAAAGGTTAGTTTTTCACTTTTCACTTTTCACTTTTCATTTTCAGTAAATACCATCAATATCGTTATATCTGCATTAGCAATTGTAGGTTTGTTAGCAGAATATTGGAGACCTTTAGGAGTTGATAAAAGTATTGTAACCAACCTTTTATTTGTAGCTCTGATTTGTTTCGGGTTGTTAGGTTTTTTCAGTTTACTTCAAAAATATTACAATCAGATATTACGTTGGGCATTGAACAATAAATTACTGTTTTTAACCATTCCGTTAACAGTGTTAACTTGTGGGTTCCTTATTTTTAAAAATACAGGAAAAGAATTTATGCCTTCGTTAAATGAAGGGTCATTTTTATTGATGCCAACTTCAATGCCACATTCGGGAACAGAAGAAAATAAGCGAGTATTACAACAGTTAGATATGGCAGTTGCCAATATTCCAGAAATAGCAACAGTCGTAGGGAAAGCAGGAAGAACAGATTCAGCACTAGATCCAGCACCTTTATCGATGTATGAAAATGTGATTAACTACAAGCCAGAGTATGCATTAAATTCTGATGGAGAACGCCAGCGATTTAAGGTTGATGAAAATGGTGGTTTTATACTGAAAGAAGGAATGTCATTGCGAGCGAAATATGGTGAAGCGTGGCAATCTATTGATGCAAACACGGAACTTATTCCCGATGAAGACGGAGAATTTTATCGTAACTGGCGTCCGCATATCAAATCACCTAATGATATTTGGAATGAGATAGTAAAAGTAACCAAGTTGCCAGGAGTAACATCAGCGCCTAAATTACAACCTATTGAAACCCGATTGGTTATGTTGCAGACAGGAATGCGAGCTCCAATGGGGATCAAAGTAAAAGGACAAGATTTAAAACAAATTGAAGCTTTTGGAGTAGAACTTGAAGGAGTTTTAAAAGAGGTTGAAGGTGTTAAAAAAGAAGCTGTTTTTGCTGATAGAATTGTAGGGAAACCTTATTTGTTAATTGATATTGATAGAGAAAAATTAGCTCGCTACGGAGTTGCCATTCAAACAGTGCAAAATGTGTTGAAAGTAGCTGTAGGAGGTATGCAACTATCGCAAACGGTAGAAGGAAGAGAACGTTACGGAATTCGAGTTCGTTACCCAAGAGAATTACGTTCTAGTCCAACGGATTTGGAAAGTATTTATGTGCCAGTTGCGAAAGGAACACCAATTCCGTTGAGTGAATTAGCAACGATTCGTTATGAACAAGGACCACAAATGATTAAGAGTGAAGATACTTTTTTAATAGGGTATGTGTTGTTTGATAAGTTAGATGGTTTTGCTGAGGTAAATGTGGTAGAAACTGCTCAAAAAGCAATTCAACAAAAAATAGATTCAGGAGAGCTGGTTGTTCCTAAAGGAATCTCTTATCAGTTTACAGGAACGTATGAAAATCAATTAAGAGCGGAAAAAACATTATCGGTAGTAGTACCTTTAGCATTGATGATTATCTTTTTAATACTGTATTTTCAGTTCCGTTCAGTAGCTACTTCATTAATGGTGTTTACAGGGATTACAGTAGCTTTTGCAGGAGGATTTATCATGATGTGGTTATACGGACAAGACTGGTTCTTGAATTTTAGTGTATTTGGAGAAAACCTACGAGAACTATTTCAAATGCATCCAATAAACTTAAGTGTTGCTGTATGGGTAGGGTTTATTGCATTGTTCGGAATTGCAACCGATGACGGAGTAGTAATGGCAACCTACTTAAAACAAACATTTACTAAAGACAAGCCCCAAACTATTGAAGCTATACGAGTATCTGCTTTGCATGGTGGTAGTAAGCGTATTAGAGCTTGTTTAATGACAACAGCAACGACCATTTTAGCATTATTACCTGTATTAACTTCAACAGGAAGAGGTAGTGATATTATGATTCCGATGGCAATTCCTGCTTTTGGAGGAATGATTATAGATGTGACTTCGTATTTTATAGTACCTGTGTTGTACAGTTGGCGTGAAGAATTTTTATTAAAAAGGAAAGTTAAAAGTGAATAG
- a CDS encoding HYC_CC_PP family protein, whose translation MKKVFHKIASIVMAFVVLLSTMSFTVNSHFCGDMLVGTSYFVKAESCGMDMKQETKSEDCSVMKKNCCQDVASVVEGQDTLKITSLDQLSFNQQVFIASFYYSYINLFEGIHNKVIPFKDYTPPLVIKDIHVLDEVYLI comes from the coding sequence ATGAAAAAAGTATTTCATAAAATAGCATCTATTGTAATGGCTTTTGTAGTGTTGTTATCTACAATGTCATTTACAGTTAACAGTCACTTTTGTGGAGACATGTTAGTGGGTACAAGCTATTTTGTAAAAGCTGAATCTTGTGGAATGGATATGAAGCAAGAAACAAAATCTGAAGACTGTTCAGTAATGAAAAAGAACTGCTGTCAAGATGTGGCTTCAGTAGTTGAAGGTCAAGATACTTTAAAGATTACGTCTTTGGATCAACTATCTTTTAATCAACAAGTCTTTATAGCTTCATTTTATTATAGCTATATTAATTTATTTGAAGGAATTCACAATAAAGTAATTCCTTTTAAAGATTATACACCTCCACTGGTCATCAAGGACATTCATGTACTTGATGAAGTATATTTAATATGA